In one window of Skermanella rosea DNA:
- a CDS encoding electron transfer flavoprotein-ubiquinone oxidoreductase codes for MEREVMEYDVVIVGAGPSGLSAAIRLKQLAAEQEHEVSVCILEKGSEVGAHLLSGAVLEPRALDELIPDWKDKGAPLNTPATEDYFLHLTEKRSRRLKTPPQMNNHGNYIISLGEFGRWLAAQAEELGVEIYPGFAAAEVLYREDGSVKGVATGDMGIGKDGEKTDAYTPGMELHAKQTLFAEGCRGSLAKGLMERFDLRRDCDPQTYGIGIKELWEIDPARHKEGLVVHTIGWPMDEKTYGGSWMYHMAGNQVSIGFVIGLDYENPHLSPFDEFQRFKLHPDIRKYLEGGRRISYGARALSEGGFQSIPKLTFPGGCLVGDSAGFLNVPKIKGNHTAMKSGMVCAEAVFDLLRSEAGEVEAVAYPERLKESWLWEELYHVRNIRPSFRRGLWGGIAYSAFDTFVMRGKAPWTFHNHADHLQLKKASEMPKIQYPKPDGVLTFDRLSSVFISNTNHEENQPAHLTLKDPTIPIRINLPDYDAPEQRYCPAGVYEIVRDDSGANPRLQINAQNCVHCKTCDIKDPTQNINWVVPEGGGGPNYPNM; via the coding sequence ATGGAACGCGAGGTAATGGAATACGACGTCGTGATCGTCGGAGCCGGGCCGTCGGGCCTGAGCGCCGCGATCCGGCTGAAACAGCTCGCCGCCGAGCAGGAACACGAGGTGTCGGTCTGCATCCTGGAGAAGGGCTCCGAGGTCGGCGCCCACCTGCTCTCGGGCGCGGTGCTGGAGCCGCGGGCGCTGGACGAGCTGATCCCGGACTGGAAGGACAAGGGCGCGCCGCTCAACACGCCGGCCACCGAGGATTATTTCCTCCACCTGACGGAGAAGCGCTCGCGCCGGCTCAAGACGCCGCCGCAGATGAACAACCACGGCAACTACATCATCAGCCTCGGCGAGTTCGGCCGCTGGCTGGCGGCGCAGGCCGAGGAGCTGGGCGTCGAGATCTATCCGGGATTCGCGGCGGCCGAGGTGCTGTACCGCGAGGACGGCTCGGTCAAGGGTGTGGCCACCGGCGACATGGGCATCGGCAAGGACGGCGAGAAGACCGACGCCTACACGCCGGGCATGGAGCTGCACGCGAAGCAGACCCTCTTCGCCGAGGGCTGCCGCGGCTCGCTGGCCAAGGGGCTGATGGAGCGCTTCGACCTGCGCCGCGACTGCGACCCGCAGACCTACGGCATCGGCATCAAGGAGCTGTGGGAGATCGACCCGGCCAGGCACAAGGAAGGCCTGGTGGTCCACACCATCGGCTGGCCGATGGACGAGAAGACCTACGGCGGCTCGTGGATGTACCACATGGCGGGCAACCAGGTCTCGATCGGCTTCGTCATCGGGCTGGACTACGAGAACCCGCACCTGTCGCCCTTCGACGAGTTCCAGCGCTTCAAGCTGCACCCCGACATCCGCAAGTACCTGGAGGGCGGGCGGCGGATCTCCTACGGCGCGCGGGCCTTGAGCGAGGGCGGGTTCCAGTCGATCCCCAAGCTGACCTTCCCGGGCGGCTGCCTGGTCGGAGACAGCGCGGGCTTCCTGAACGTGCCCAAGATCAAGGGCAACCACACCGCCATGAAGAGCGGCATGGTGTGCGCCGAGGCGGTGTTCGACCTGCTGAGGTCCGAGGCCGGCGAGGTCGAGGCGGTCGCATATCCCGAGCGGCTGAAGGAAAGCTGGCTGTGGGAGGAGCTGTACCATGTCCGCAACATCCGGCCGTCGTTCCGGCGGGGGTTGTGGGGCGGGATCGCGTATTCGGCCTTCGACACCTTCGTGATGCGGGGCAAGGCGCCGTGGACGTTCCACAACCACGCCGACCATCTCCAGCTGAAGAAGGCGAGCGAGATGCCGAAGATCCAGTACCCCAAGCCGGACGGGGTGCTGACGTTCGACCGCCTGTCGTCGGTGTTCATCTCGAACACCAACCACGAGGAAAACCAGCCGGCGCACCTGACGCTGAAGGACCCGACGATCCCGATCCGGATCAACCTGCCGGACTACGACGCGCCGGAGCAGCGCTACTGCCCGGCCGGGGTGTACGAGATCGTGCGGGACGACTCGGGCGCCAACCCGAGGCTCCAGATCAACGCGCAGAACTGCGTCCACTGCAAGACCTGCGACATCAAGGACCCGACCCAGAACATCAACTGGGTCGTCCCGGAGGGCGGCGGCGGGCCCAACTACCCGAACATGTAG